A stretch of Bordetella genomosp. 13 DNA encodes these proteins:
- the copD gene encoding copper homeostasis membrane protein CopD, translating to MEEGLNVSIRFALYLDLTLLAGLPLIGIVGFRKDAPQVAAAIGLRWLLIALAGIGLAVSLCHMVMLAMVMSGASGIRELDRQVFSTMITGTDAGIAWAARIVALLLIALVALFGRIQAAGPMKIAAALGLVSLATVAWSGHGAMDEGILRYVHFTADIVHLIASAGWIGALVIFALLLRPGRLESPGHLRLLHQGLSGFAWIGTGIVLALVATGVANYCLVAGVQLAGLLSTQYGLLLLGKLGLFAFMLSLAAANRYHLTPMLERGIANGQPTAALSGLRRSLVLETSAAISILAAVAWLGTLDPSQGITAQLP from the coding sequence GTGGAGGAAGGCCTTAATGTCTCGATTCGTTTTGCGCTATACCTAGACCTCACACTGCTTGCGGGCCTGCCGCTGATCGGCATAGTCGGATTCCGCAAGGATGCGCCCCAGGTCGCCGCTGCTATCGGACTGCGTTGGCTGCTGATCGCATTGGCGGGCATTGGGCTGGCAGTTTCGCTATGCCATATGGTGATGCTCGCCATGGTCATGAGTGGCGCTTCCGGGATCCGTGAACTGGACCGCCAGGTTTTTTCCACGATGATTACTGGCACTGACGCCGGGATCGCGTGGGCTGCGCGCATTGTGGCGTTGCTGCTTATCGCGCTGGTCGCGTTGTTCGGTCGTATTCAGGCAGCGGGACCGATGAAGATCGCTGCCGCGCTAGGACTCGTGTCGCTCGCGACGGTGGCCTGGAGCGGCCACGGGGCGATGGACGAGGGCATACTCCGGTATGTCCATTTCACGGCCGACATCGTTCACCTGATCGCCTCCGCCGGCTGGATTGGCGCCTTGGTGATATTTGCACTGCTATTGCGCCCCGGTCGACTGGAGTCACCCGGCCACCTGCGCCTGTTGCACCAGGGCTTGTCCGGCTTCGCGTGGATCGGTACCGGGATCGTTCTCGCGCTGGTGGCAACGGGCGTGGCGAATTATTGCCTGGTTGCCGGCGTGCAGCTTGCGGGGTTGCTCTCGACTCAGTACGGTCTACTGCTGCTTGGAAAACTCGGCCTCTTTGCGTTCATGCTGAGCCTCGCGGCGGCAAACCGCTATCACCTCACGCCGATGCTGGAGCGAGGCATCGCGAACGGGCAGCCAACCGCAGCGCTGTCAGGCCTGCGAAGGAGTCTCGTGCTGGAAACGAGCGCCGCGATCTCGATCTTGGCCGCCGTGGCGTGGCTCGGTACGCTGGACCCATCCCAGGGCATAACGGCGCAATTGCCCTAG
- a CDS encoding DUF411 domain-containing protein: MLHTPETRRHTRRALLAALACAPVWALAGGAGQISVWKTPDCGCCKGWAKHLQDNGFAVTVHDVRDTSVVRQRNGIPDNYASCHSAQIEGYALEGHVPAAEIRRLLRERPAAIGLAVPGMPLGAPGMDGPEYGGRRLPYSVYVIELGGAARLYQNYL, from the coding sequence ATGCTCCACACGCCAGAAACCCGCCGTCACACGCGCCGCGCCTTGCTGGCGGCCCTGGCTTGTGCGCCTGTCTGGGCATTGGCGGGCGGTGCCGGCCAGATATCGGTTTGGAAAACGCCCGACTGCGGCTGTTGCAAGGGCTGGGCCAAGCACCTGCAAGACAACGGGTTCGCGGTCACGGTGCACGACGTTCGGGATACCTCTGTCGTCCGTCAGCGCAACGGCATCCCGGACAATTATGCGTCATGCCATTCCGCCCAGATCGAGGGGTACGCCCTGGAGGGCCACGTGCCGGCGGCGGAGATCCGTCGCTTGCTCCGGGAGCGTCCCGCCGCCATTGGTCTCGCCGTACCTGGCATGCCCTTGGGCGCGCCCGGCATGGACGGGCCTGAGTACGGCGGGCGCCGCCTTCCGTACAGCGTCTATGTCATCGAGCTCGGAGGCGCCGCGCGCCTTTACCAGAATTACCTGTAG
- a CDS encoding cyclase family protein → MSNALLADLAASLSEGKVRVVDLTQTLSEDFPALQLPAQFGQVKPFRLERISCYDEAGPAWYMNNFSCGEHFGTHFDAPVHWVTGRAHPDNTVDSIPAARFVAPAVVIDAVESVSRDPDWVLSVEYLKAWEADHGRIPAQAWVLFRTDWSKKVSDPDAFVGMREDGAHTPGPSQAAIEFLIHERDVLGFGVETINTDAGQSFSWPLPYPCHTLMHGANKYGLQCLANLDQLPATGALVIASPLKIKGGSGSPLRVIALVS, encoded by the coding sequence ATGTCGAATGCATTGCTTGCGGACCTCGCGGCGTCCCTTTCCGAGGGAAAGGTGAGGGTCGTCGACCTTACCCAGACCTTGTCCGAGGATTTTCCCGCGCTGCAGCTGCCTGCGCAGTTTGGCCAGGTGAAGCCGTTCAGGCTCGAGCGCATCTCGTGCTACGACGAGGCCGGACCGGCCTGGTACATGAACAACTTTTCCTGTGGAGAGCACTTCGGCACGCATTTCGATGCGCCGGTGCACTGGGTGACCGGCCGTGCGCATCCCGACAACACCGTCGATTCGATTCCCGCGGCGCGGTTCGTGGCGCCGGCCGTGGTGATCGATGCGGTCGAGTCCGTCTCGCGCGACCCGGACTGGGTGCTGTCCGTGGAATACCTGAAGGCATGGGAAGCCGATCATGGCCGGATTCCCGCGCAGGCGTGGGTGCTGTTCCGAACCGACTGGTCGAAGAAGGTGAGCGATCCGGATGCCTTCGTCGGCATGCGCGAGGACGGCGCGCACACGCCAGGCCCCTCGCAGGCCGCCATCGAGTTCCTGATCCATGAGCGCGACGTGCTGGGCTTCGGCGTGGAGACCATCAATACCGATGCGGGCCAGTCGTTCTCGTGGCCGCTGCCTTACCCGTGCCATACCTTGATGCACGGCGCCAACAAGTACGGGCTTCAATGCCTCGCCAACCTGGACCAGCTTCCCGCCACGGGCGCCCTGGTGATTGCGTCGCCGCTGAAGATCAAGGGCGGGTCGGGCAGCCCGCTGCGCGTTATCGCGCTGGTGTCGTGA
- a CDS encoding heavy metal response regulator transcription factor, with product MRLLIIEDEHKLADHLQKGLSEQNYEVTVARDGLSGRRMALAGDHDLIILDVMLPGLDGFGILAQVRQAGNTPVLMLTARDKVEDRVRGLEGGADDYLVKPFAFSELLARVHALLRRGRSHEATLLKLADLELDVVRRKAQRGGTRLDLTVKEYMLLSLMLRRQGEVVSRATLAEQVWDMHFDSDTNVIEVAVRRLRAKLDDPFEVKLLHTVRGQGYVLKRGHT from the coding sequence ATGCGGCTGCTCATCATTGAAGACGAACACAAGCTTGCCGATCACCTGCAGAAAGGTCTGTCCGAGCAGAACTACGAGGTGACCGTCGCGCGTGACGGCCTGTCCGGGCGCCGCATGGCGCTTGCCGGCGACCATGACCTCATCATCCTGGACGTGATGCTGCCAGGGCTTGACGGCTTCGGGATTCTGGCCCAGGTGCGCCAAGCGGGCAATACGCCGGTGCTTATGCTGACGGCGCGCGACAAGGTCGAGGACCGCGTGAGGGGGTTGGAAGGCGGCGCGGACGATTACCTAGTCAAACCCTTCGCGTTCTCGGAACTGCTCGCTCGCGTGCATGCACTGCTGCGCCGCGGGCGCAGCCACGAGGCGACCTTGCTAAAACTGGCAGACCTCGAGCTGGACGTGGTGCGCAGAAAGGCGCAGCGCGGCGGCACTCGCCTCGACCTGACCGTCAAGGAATACATGCTGCTTTCCCTCATGTTGCGCCGCCAAGGCGAGGTGGTATCGCGCGCCACGCTCGCCGAGCAGGTATGGGACATGCATTTTGACAGCGACACGAATGTGATCGAAGTGGCCGTCCGCAGGCTGCGTGCCAAGCTGGATGACCCGTTCGAGGTCAAACTCCTGCATACCGTACGCGGCCAGGGCTATGTACTGAAGCGTGGTCACACATGA
- a CDS encoding heavy metal sensor histidine kinase has translation MKGPHLTSIRRRLTLLLAAIALVVSSVAGYTLFLALKYEVQRREMAEVAGKLDLIDHLIGMQTTLEGLAALTGTLDNILVGHPTLKVWLVDTSGGVLYGDAPPHLIQHMQGRAVLLETVTGTRMRALQVPVRTQAVPDALLTVAIDTQPSAEFLYGFASVLVAICIFWIGASALLAAWAVRRSLAPVHRLSHQAARIQPDHLDLRLPVQGIDRELRELSVAFNSTLDRLQAAYRQLEGFNADVAHELRTPLATLINGTEIVLASDRSNEELRDVLESNLEELVGLKALINDMLFLSRADGGELARDVHELEMQDEIRHVADYHEAALQEARLSLRQAGNARVPANPRLLRRALSNLISNAIKASPAGATLEVACIESLTDVEVRVVNPGAAIPPHALPRIFDRFYRVDDARTHRSEGHGLGLAIVRAIAQMHGGRVFALSEGGRTIIGFTLSRIRPTERLPPQRSERDGANAVARPRS, from the coding sequence ATGAAGGGGCCTCACCTCACGTCCATCCGGCGTCGTCTGACTCTCCTTCTTGCAGCCATCGCGCTCGTCGTGTCCAGCGTAGCCGGCTATACCCTTTTTCTGGCGCTCAAGTACGAGGTCCAGCGCCGGGAAATGGCTGAAGTCGCCGGCAAGCTAGACCTGATCGATCACCTGATCGGAATGCAAACTACGCTCGAAGGCCTTGCTGCACTCACAGGCACCTTAGACAACATCCTGGTGGGCCACCCCACTCTGAAAGTCTGGCTCGTCGATACGAGCGGCGGCGTCCTGTATGGCGACGCGCCGCCGCATTTGATACAGCACATGCAGGGTCGCGCGGTCCTGCTAGAGACCGTCACCGGAACTCGGATGCGGGCATTGCAAGTGCCCGTGAGGACTCAAGCTGTGCCGGACGCCCTGCTTACGGTCGCCATTGACACGCAACCCAGCGCGGAATTTCTCTATGGCTTTGCTTCGGTGCTCGTTGCTATCTGCATATTCTGGATAGGGGCCTCCGCACTACTGGCTGCCTGGGCGGTTAGGCGCAGCCTGGCACCCGTACACCGGCTTTCGCATCAGGCCGCGCGCATCCAACCCGACCACCTGGACCTGCGTCTACCCGTGCAAGGAATTGATCGGGAATTGCGCGAGCTGTCCGTGGCCTTTAACAGCACCCTGGACCGTCTGCAGGCTGCATATCGGCAGCTGGAAGGTTTTAATGCCGATGTGGCTCACGAGCTGCGCACCCCGTTGGCCACGCTCATCAATGGAACCGAGATCGTCCTGGCTTCGGACCGTTCCAACGAAGAGCTGCGCGACGTGTTGGAGTCCAACCTGGAAGAGCTGGTGGGCCTGAAAGCGCTCATCAATGACATGCTCTTTCTTTCGCGTGCGGACGGCGGCGAGCTCGCCCGCGACGTGCATGAGCTCGAGATGCAGGACGAGATCCGCCATGTCGCGGACTATCATGAAGCGGCCCTACAAGAGGCGCGGCTGAGTTTACGCCAGGCGGGAAATGCGCGGGTTCCGGCAAACCCCCGTTTGCTGCGTCGCGCCCTGTCGAACCTCATCTCTAATGCCATCAAGGCCTCCCCCGCCGGCGCCACACTGGAGGTGGCCTGCATCGAATCATTGACGGATGTCGAGGTTCGGGTAGTCAACCCCGGGGCGGCCATCCCGCCTCACGCCCTGCCCAGAATCTTCGACCGCTTCTATCGCGTGGACGACGCTCGCACCCACCGCTCCGAGGGACACGGGCTGGGCTTGGCGATAGTTCGTGCCATTGCGCAGATGCATGGCGGCCGCGTCTTCGCGCTGTCCGAAGGTGGCCGTACCATTATCGGATTTACGTTATCGCGCATTCGACCAACCGAGCGGCTGCCCCCCCAGCGAAGTGAACGGGATGGTGCGAACGCCGTGGCGCGGCCACGAAGCTGA
- a CDS encoding copper resistance protein B, whose translation MNGIKMATFYRPAGIARAAAVVLGFALPFAASAQSNAPTQSRTPIPVLTDADRKAANFDAAGHAVHDTSINYQFLFDELEWQEAKDGSALNWDFTGWVGGDIDRLWLRSEGERTNGKLEHVEVQALWGHSITPWWDLVGGIRQDFKPGPSQTWAAFGLQGLALYNFESEITVFVGDSGQTALRLKGEYDILITNRLILQPMAEVNFYGKNDPDRDVGAGLANSEVGLRLRYEIRREFAPYIGVTWNRSYGNTADFVRAAGENRNETRFLVGVRMWL comes from the coding sequence GTGAACGGCATCAAGATGGCGACGTTCTACCGCCCAGCCGGGATCGCGAGGGCCGCCGCGGTCGTGCTGGGCTTTGCACTTCCGTTCGCGGCATCCGCGCAGTCCAACGCGCCAACGCAAAGCCGCACACCGATTCCGGTCTTGACCGATGCGGACCGTAAGGCTGCCAACTTTGATGCGGCCGGGCACGCCGTTCATGATACGTCGATCAATTACCAGTTTCTGTTCGACGAACTCGAATGGCAGGAGGCCAAGGATGGCAGCGCTCTGAATTGGGACTTCACAGGCTGGGTCGGTGGCGACATCGACCGCCTGTGGCTGCGATCGGAAGGCGAGCGGACCAATGGCAAGCTCGAACACGTGGAAGTGCAGGCTTTGTGGGGCCATTCGATCACCCCCTGGTGGGACTTGGTCGGTGGCATTCGCCAGGACTTCAAGCCGGGACCCTCGCAGACCTGGGCGGCCTTCGGCCTACAGGGCTTGGCGCTCTACAACTTCGAGTCCGAGATAACCGTTTTTGTCGGCGACAGTGGCCAGACCGCCCTGCGCTTGAAAGGCGAATACGACATTCTCATCACCAACCGGCTGATCCTGCAGCCGATGGCCGAGGTGAACTTCTATGGGAAAAACGATCCCGACCGAGACGTCGGTGCCGGCTTGGCCAATTCCGAAGTCGGGCTGCGCCTGCGCTACGAGATTCGGCGTGAATTCGCGCCGTATATCGGGGTGACCTGGAATCGCTCGTATGGGAATACCGCCGACTTCGTGCGCGCCGCCGGCGAAAATCGCAACGAAACCCGGTTCCTGGTCGGCGTTCGCATGTGGCTCTGA
- the copC gene encoding copper homeostasis periplasmic binding protein CopC, producing MTFVRTTYSAAALIAGLIVGGPAQAHPKLVSTVPQAQAQGPAPKQIELHFSESLVRQFSGAKLVMTAMPGMGAHAPMAIESRISGSDDPKVMVITPARPLAPGTYRVEWRAVSSDTHPVTGNFSFQVK from the coding sequence ATGACTTTCGTTCGTACCACCTATAGCGCCGCTGCGCTCATCGCAGGCCTGATCGTCGGTGGTCCGGCGCAGGCCCACCCCAAACTCGTATCGACGGTGCCGCAAGCACAAGCCCAAGGCCCGGCGCCCAAGCAGATCGAGCTGCATTTCTCGGAGTCGCTCGTGCGTCAGTTCTCGGGCGCCAAGCTGGTGATGACGGCAATGCCCGGCATGGGCGCCCATGCACCAATGGCCATCGAATCTCGGATCTCGGGTAGTGACGACCCGAAGGTGATGGTTATCACCCCTGCCCGGCCTTTGGCACCCGGGACGTATCGCGTCGAGTGGCGCGCGGTGTCGTCGGATACGCACCCGGTCACCGGGAACTTTTCCTTCCAGGTGAAGTAG
- a CDS encoding ABC transporter substrate-binding protein has translation MKTRLAALLGATLLSAHALLAQAADKPKELNIGISTYLSGSASVFGIPARDAADILIADLNAAGGIDGVKLVPSYIDEGGGGEKLLAEYRRLAEGGTRVMLSAISSGHCNIVAPVAEDLKVLNVLWDCGTEKALEGKKYKYVVRTQANATTEMVAQVLYLMKVKPDFKTLAIVNQDYAWGRDSRDIFLAALKKFKPDVKVVAEMFPKFGAADFSTEISRLQALKPDVIVSTSWGGDLDNFVRQASQRNLFRNSTFVLSLAESSLERLGNALPEGVYVGARGDHYFLHPETKDDPQHQAFIKKFHAKTGAYPIYSVYHMVQAIHALKAGYEKAIKANDGAWPTPEQVAAAMHDLDFKGYGRPLKLHRADGQSLEAQMFGVTRKSDQYPFKVLGDITIIPAELVTPGPEDTSMAWIEQKLKPEVLESDQIKVYKN, from the coding sequence ATGAAGACTCGTTTGGCCGCCCTGTTGGGCGCCACCCTGCTGTCGGCCCATGCCTTGCTGGCGCAGGCCGCCGACAAGCCGAAGGAACTCAACATCGGCATTTCCACCTACCTGTCCGGCTCGGCCTCGGTCTTCGGCATACCGGCGCGCGACGCGGCCGACATACTCATTGCCGACCTGAATGCGGCCGGCGGCATCGACGGCGTGAAGCTGGTGCCCAGCTACATCGACGAGGGCGGCGGCGGCGAGAAACTGCTGGCCGAGTACCGGCGCCTGGCGGAGGGCGGCACCCGCGTGATGCTGTCGGCCATCTCGAGCGGCCACTGCAATATCGTCGCCCCCGTGGCCGAGGACCTGAAGGTGTTGAACGTGCTGTGGGACTGCGGCACCGAGAAGGCGCTGGAGGGCAAGAAATACAAATACGTGGTGCGCACGCAGGCCAATGCCACCACCGAGATGGTGGCCCAGGTGCTGTACCTGATGAAGGTGAAGCCCGACTTCAAGACCCTGGCCATCGTCAACCAGGACTACGCGTGGGGCCGCGACTCGCGCGACATCTTCCTGGCCGCGCTGAAGAAGTTCAAGCCGGACGTGAAGGTCGTGGCCGAGATGTTCCCCAAGTTCGGCGCGGCCGACTTCTCCACCGAGATCAGCCGCCTGCAGGCGTTGAAGCCCGACGTGATCGTGTCGACCTCGTGGGGCGGCGACCTGGACAACTTCGTGCGCCAGGCGTCGCAGCGCAACCTGTTCAGGAACTCCACCTTCGTGCTGTCCCTGGCCGAAAGCTCACTGGAACGGCTGGGCAACGCGCTGCCCGAGGGCGTGTACGTGGGCGCCCGCGGCGACCACTACTTCCTGCATCCCGAAACCAAGGACGATCCGCAGCACCAGGCCTTCATCAAGAAGTTCCATGCCAAGACCGGCGCCTATCCCATCTACTCGGTGTATCACATGGTGCAGGCCATCCATGCCCTGAAGGCCGGCTACGAGAAGGCCATCAAGGCCAACGACGGCGCGTGGCCCACGCCGGAGCAGGTGGCCGCGGCCATGCATGACCTGGACTTCAAGGGATATGGCCGGCCGCTGAAGCTGCATCGCGCCGATGGACAGAGCCTGGAAGCGCAGATGTTCGGTGTCACGCGCAAGAGCGATCAATACCCGTTCAAGGTCCTGGGCGACATCACCATCATCCCGGCCGAGCTGGTCACTCCGGGCCCGGAGGACACGTCCATGGCGTGGATCGAGCAGAAGCTGAAGCCCGAGGTGCTGGAGAGCGATCAGATCAAGGTGTACAAGAACTGA
- a CDS encoding TRAP transporter substrate-binding protein, protein MSRLKTLILLFAAACCTAAVPASAQPVKITFAHFLGPASFFQVDLVEPWARQLEARTNGKVQVEVLNNSSPLGDVRKQASQVQAGTVDIALGLRGAEGDRFMRSSVIELPFVVPDADRGSKALWDLYEKGVLAEEYKDFKLLALFVHNPGLVHTKHTRVRTLADLKGLRLRVPNRTVSVALESVGAVPMVLQPDEIITALKADKLDGIVTNWGTPIPGFNDQMKQHTAVPFYASAFFIVMNRQRYESLPADVKRAIDEMSGAALVGQFGGLWDKWDKPFYDGAHAPDHEIVRLNAEELRGWQAGLQPVTDRYLADLVSKGFADAPAVHADLVKRLQQGK, encoded by the coding sequence ATGTCCCGATTGAAGACCCTCATCCTGCTGTTCGCCGCAGCATGCTGCACTGCCGCCGTCCCTGCATCGGCGCAGCCGGTGAAGATCACATTCGCCCATTTCCTTGGGCCGGCCAGTTTCTTTCAGGTGGACCTGGTGGAGCCCTGGGCCCGGCAGCTGGAAGCCAGGACCAACGGCAAGGTCCAGGTCGAGGTGCTCAACAACAGTTCGCCGCTGGGCGACGTGCGCAAGCAGGCCAGCCAGGTGCAGGCCGGAACGGTGGACATCGCGCTGGGCCTGCGCGGCGCGGAGGGCGACCGCTTCATGCGCAGTTCCGTGATCGAGCTGCCGTTCGTGGTGCCCGATGCCGACAGGGGGTCGAAGGCCCTGTGGGACCTGTATGAAAAAGGCGTCCTGGCGGAGGAGTACAAGGACTTCAAGCTGCTGGCCCTGTTCGTGCACAACCCTGGGCTGGTGCACACGAAGCATACGCGTGTCAGGACGCTGGCAGACCTGAAGGGACTGCGGCTGCGGGTGCCGAACAGAACCGTGTCGGTGGCGCTGGAATCGGTGGGCGCCGTGCCCATGGTGCTTCAGCCGGACGAGATCATCACCGCGCTGAAGGCCGACAAGCTCGACGGCATCGTCACCAACTGGGGCACGCCGATTCCGGGATTCAACGACCAGATGAAGCAGCACACCGCGGTGCCGTTCTATGCGTCGGCATTTTTCATCGTGATGAACAGGCAGCGCTACGAGTCGCTTCCGGCGGACGTGAAGCGAGCCATCGACGAGATGTCCGGCGCCGCCCTGGTGGGGCAATTCGGCGGCCTGTGGGACAAGTGGGACAAGCCCTTTTACGACGGCGCCCACGCTCCCGACCACGAGATCGTGCGCCTGAACGCCGAGGAGCTGCGCGGCTGGCAGGCCGGCCTGCAGCCGGTCACGGACCGGTACCTGGCCGACCTGGTCTCGAAGGGGTTCGCCGATGCTCCGGCTGTGCATGCGGATCTGGTGAAGAGATTGCAACAAGGGAAATGA
- a CDS encoding AraC family transcriptional regulator: MLIATPDTASTPPEHPEWTGVIDVDSRLLQRDLQLFASTDIDEVRALVGRVIKPHQLSLVGGGGRLDARMHHSSLAGLEISRLTYGPAVRIQRTTHLNDFFLVQMPLNGATAVQSGARRFDASTRLASVLNPQEDVRMDWSPGSDLLMLRLSKSLVERRLASHIGQALDRPLEFELDFDWKNDPAWLNFVSYLAASAPYFAAYGQHPMMADQLEQMAAGLLLSCHRHNYSGCTRDRGARVLPRHVRRAQEYLHTHAHEPINADRIAENAGVSVRSLYLGFKDFLGTSPMQYLRDYRLEKARAELRNPSSASIARVAQRWGFTHMGRFSAEYKRKFGESPSETLRRA, translated from the coding sequence ATGCTTATCGCGACGCCAGACACCGCCTCGACGCCGCCGGAGCATCCGGAATGGACCGGCGTTATCGACGTCGACAGCCGTCTCTTGCAGCGCGACCTTCAGCTCTTCGCATCCACCGACATCGACGAAGTCCGTGCCCTGGTCGGCCGGGTGATCAAGCCGCACCAGCTGTCGCTGGTGGGCGGCGGCGGGCGCCTGGACGCCCGCATGCATCACAGTTCGCTGGCCGGTCTCGAGATCAGCCGCCTGACGTACGGCCCGGCCGTTCGCATCCAGCGCACCACTCACCTGAACGACTTCTTCCTGGTGCAGATGCCGCTGAACGGCGCGACCGCCGTGCAGAGCGGAGCGCGCCGCTTCGATGCCTCCACGCGGCTGGCATCCGTGCTGAATCCCCAAGAAGACGTGCGCATGGACTGGAGCCCGGGCAGCGATCTGCTGATGCTGCGACTGTCGAAGTCGCTGGTAGAGCGTCGCCTGGCATCGCATATCGGCCAGGCACTGGACCGCCCGCTGGAATTCGAACTCGATTTCGACTGGAAGAACGACCCCGCCTGGTTGAACTTCGTGTCGTACCTTGCCGCCTCGGCCCCGTATTTCGCAGCCTACGGGCAACACCCGATGATGGCGGACCAGCTCGAACAGATGGCCGCCGGGCTGCTGCTGTCCTGCCACAGGCACAACTATTCGGGCTGCACTCGCGACCGCGGCGCGCGCGTACTGCCCAGGCACGTCAGGCGAGCCCAGGAATACCTGCACACCCATGCCCACGAGCCCATCAACGCCGACCGCATCGCCGAGAACGCGGGCGTCAGCGTGCGCAGCCTGTATCTGGGCTTCAAGGATTTCCTGGGAACGAGCCCGATGCAGTATCTGCGGGACTATCGGCTGGAGAAGGCGCGGGCCGAGCTGAGGAATCCCTCGAGCGCAAGCATCGCGCGGGTCGCGCAGCGCTGGGGCTTCACGCACATGGGGCGGTTCAGCGCGGAGTACAAGCGAAAGTTCGGAGAGTCGCCGAGCGAGACGCTGCGGCGGGCGTGA
- a CDS encoding zinc-dependent alcohol dehydrogenase family protein yields MKIQAAVLRQSNVQGPYAQTRPLAITEVELDPPGPGELLVRIKAAGLCHSDLSVINGDRPRALPIVLGHESSGEVVETGPGVTDLRAGDHVVMVFVPSCGGCGPCLEGRPALCEPGAAANTQGTLLGGERRLHIGGDRLNHHTGVSCFAEYAVVSRRSCVKVQAPLSHREAALFGCAVLTGAGAVINRARIRAGDTAAVIGLGGVGMSALLAAVAAGALRVVAVDFSDEKLELARTLGATHLVNPAQVQSDDDLYDMAGGHVDYGFDMAGAVPAFETAYKLTRRGGATVTSGLPNPRHGYSLSLSQLVGEEREIRGSYLGSGVPAVDIGRYIELYRAGRLPVDRLMGETYTLDQINEGFDHLATGGSLRDAIVF; encoded by the coding sequence ATGAAAATCCAAGCCGCAGTGCTGCGCCAGAGCAACGTGCAGGGTCCCTACGCGCAGACCCGCCCGCTGGCCATCACCGAAGTTGAGCTCGATCCGCCCGGCCCCGGCGAACTGCTGGTGCGCATCAAGGCGGCCGGGCTGTGCCATTCCGACCTGTCGGTCATCAACGGCGACCGGCCGCGCGCCCTGCCCATCGTGCTGGGGCACGAGTCCTCGGGCGAAGTCGTCGAGACGGGTCCGGGCGTGACCGACCTGCGCGCGGGCGACCACGTGGTCATGGTGTTCGTGCCCAGTTGCGGCGGCTGCGGGCCATGCCTGGAAGGCCGGCCCGCGCTGTGCGAACCGGGCGCTGCCGCCAATACGCAGGGCACGCTACTGGGCGGCGAGCGCCGCCTGCACATCGGCGGCGACCGGCTCAATCACCACACGGGCGTGTCGTGCTTCGCCGAATATGCCGTCGTGTCGCGCCGCTCGTGCGTGAAGGTGCAGGCGCCGCTCAGCCACCGCGAGGCGGCGCTGTTCGGCTGCGCGGTGCTGACCGGCGCCGGCGCGGTGATCAACCGCGCGCGCATCAGGGCCGGCGACACCGCGGCCGTCATCGGCCTGGGCGGCGTCGGCATGAGCGCGCTGCTGGCCGCCGTGGCCGCGGGCGCCCTGCGCGTGGTGGCGGTGGACTTCAGCGACGAGAAACTCGAGCTCGCGCGCACCCTGGGCGCCACGCACCTGGTCAATCCCGCGCAGGTGCAGAGCGACGACGACCTCTACGACATGGCCGGCGGACACGTCGACTACGGCTTCGACATGGCCGGAGCCGTGCCCGCCTTCGAGACCGCCTACAAACTGACGCGCCGCGGCGGCGCCACCGTCACTTCCGGGCTGCCCAACCCGCGCCACGGCTACTCGCTGTCGCTGTCGCAGCTCGTGGGCGAGGAACGCGAGATCCGCGGCAGCTACCTGGGATCCGGCGTGCCCGCCGTCGACATCGGCCGCTACATCGAGCTGTACCGCGCCGGCCGGCTTCCGGTGGATCGTCTGATGGGAGAGACCTACACGCTGGACCAGATCAACGAGGGATTCGACCACCTCGCCACCGGCGGCAGCCTGCGCGACGCCATCGTTTTTTAA